Genomic DNA from uncultured Methanospirillum sp.:
GTACCTGATCGGTATGATCCAGTCTGTGCAGATTCAGCTGGAGACTAATACTCTTATAATCAGCCTTGTCTGTCTGCTTATTACGGTTGTTGCGTATCATAAGACAGAGAATAAGATCATCAAGGCCCTGGTAGTGATATGCCTCTTTGTCCCGGTGTTGCTTATCTTCCTCTCGTACTTCACCGTGATGAAGGTCCCGATGCCGTTCTGATATTTTGGGACCGGTTTTCCGGACATTGGGCCGGGTATCAGAGAGGATTATATCTGATTGTCTTTTGCCTCCTCCCCTGATTTCAGTTCATGAACAAGTTCTTCAAACTCTTTTTCCGCTTCCTGTTCTGCTAATTCTAGACGATGAGTGTTAAAGAGAAGGTACTGTTCACGTGCCAGTTCACGAGCGGTTTCCATGTTGATCGCACCTGCGTGGCTTAAGATAGCCCGCTCATTAAATGACAGGAACCGATCAAGCCTTTCACGCCAGTCCTTCATATATACCGGGTTTTTCCGTTTGGCCTGATCTTCAGCATAATCAAGCCACATACTCACAATCCGGTTTAACTCATTGAGTTCATCCTTATTCAGATAATTCTTGGCAACCGTGACATCCCGTTGTCTGACAATAGCACCTTTAAAGCTGGTAACACCCATATTCGGCTTCGTCGCATCAGCACGCTCAGCAATAAGTTCAGCTGCAGTATGCCCTGATATGGCGAAGTGGATCTTATTCTGAACTATCTGAAAGAACTCTTTAGTTGAAGGATCTTTAGGATCATAATCAATGGAGAGGGTATAAATTTCTTTGACCTTTTGATAAAACCGCTTTTCAGATGCACGGATATCCCGGATACGCTCAAGCAGTTCATCAAAATAATCGGCTCCGAGGGTTTTGCCCTCCTTGAGCCGCTCATCATTCATCGCAAATCCTTTGATGAGGTACTCATGGAGTCGTTCAGTTGCCCATCGTCTGAACTGTGTTCCCCGATGACTCCGAACCCTGTACCCGATGGCAATGATCATCTCCAGGTTGCAATGAGAGACCATGCGGGATACCTCCCTGTTTCCTTCTTTTTGAACTATTAAGTAATCCTTAATAGTTCGTTCGGGTGATAATTCACCATCATTTAAGATATTACCAATGTGGATGTTGATATTAGGGATAGTTGTCTGATAGAGATCAGCGATTTGAGCCTGGGTCATCCAGATAGTCTCACCCTCGATGAGAATCTGGAGTTTTGTCTTCCCATCTTCAGATTGATACATGAGGAGAGGGGATGAGGATAAAGGGGAGGGTTCAGTTTTTTCTGACATGATCCACCTCCAATACGGTATTCTGGTTTTTCATATTCCTCATCATCCTGACCCGTATCCCTCTTTCACATAGTACGGTGAAGGTATCTCCGGATACACACGGTAGATATGCTCATAGACGATCTCTGCTCTCTTCTCCACTTCTTCATCAGTATATGACTCAACCGGAAGACCGGTCTCTTCACTATACAGGTAATTCCGGATAGATACCAGGACCGAATCCCGTGTTGCCTCTTTCTCACGCCAGTGGTCAATCTTTAGTTTTTCAGCCTTGAGGGTTTTTAACAGTTCAACAGAGACTTTTTTGATCCGCTTAATCTCTCCAGGGGTCAGTTTTTCTTTCCGAAGGAGATCATAGATAGCAAGAGTCTCTTCATCCAGTTCTTCCCTGATGGCCCGGTGTGATTCATCATCCAGATCCTGAATAAATTTCAGAAGTCTGTTCCAGGTCTCTTCTATCGTTACCCTATCCTTCTCATTATTATATTCATCAATAATTTCTTCATAGTGTTTCTGAAAATCGGTTCGGAGCGGATTTTGAGATAAGAGTCGCTCAACTTTCCTGTCGATGATTTCTTTGAGCATCTGGACAGCAGAATTTTTTGATCTACTCCTGGAGAACTCCTGTTTCAGACGATAGAAGTCAATCCCACTTATATCATAGACTTTTCCGGGTTCCTGGTCAGGATCTGGATGAACATCAATCACACCATCAACGACTTCGTGCAGCTTTTTGATGATATACGAGATGTCTGCCTGCTGGCGATCATCCTGCAGGCTCTTGTAGATGATATTGATGGCATCGTACTCCTGCCGGTGATCATTCACCCCTGATATGTTGATACATGCCTTGAATTTTTTGAATACTTCCCGGCAGATCACTTCAAACCGTTTTCTGGTCTGGTCGTTCCGATTTGCTACCTCTTTTGCAGCGATGATAGCAGCATTTCGCTCAAACCCTGTTTTCGTGATGATATCATCCAGGGAAGCATTTCCTGCCTGCAGAAAACTCCTGATAAATCCGATCGCCTCAACAAGATCAACAAGGAGCTCTTCATCCGGTCTGGTCGGATTGGTTTTGCTATCTTCCTCTTTTCTTCCGGCATCTCCGGCCCCTGCAAAGGTTGCAAGGGCTTTACGAAGATTTTTGAGGATGCCGCAATAATCAACGATCAACCCGTTATTCTTCCCTTCTGCAACCCTGTTAGCCCGGGCGATGGCCTGCATCAAAGTATGGGCTTTGAGTGGTTTATCCAGATAGAGCGTTGACAGACTGGGAACATCAAAGCCGGTCAGCCACATGGCACAGACGATGGCGATCCGGAACGGATGTTCGGGCTTTTTAAATGCTGATTCAAGGTCTATCCGCTTCCTGTCATCAAGGGAGAATCCTTCACGGATGAGCCTTCGATGCTCTTTTATCTCCTCTTCAAGACCCCATTTCCTGAACTTCTCCACTTCGTTCTGCTCTTCACTGATGACAACGACCATCTGGGTCTCTTCCATCCAGGCGATCTGCTTTCTCTGGAAGATCTCTTCCTGGTCATCTGCAGCATGTTTCACTTCAGATTTCAGTAGATCAATCCGGTTCTGCCAGCATTTTTTGAGGAGTTTGTGCATCCTGACACAGGTGATCTTGTCGATACAGACCACCATTGCTTTCCCTGATTCCCAGGCCGTGGAGTAATGGTCTACGAGATCATGGGCGACCTGGCGGAGACGTTTTTCAGCGGTGATGATATGGTAATCACGTTTGAGTTCGTTTTCTATCCGCTGCTGAACGTTGATGTCGTCAAAATCTGCTTCTTCAGACTTTGAGATCTCCTCGATTTTTTTGAGGATCTGGTCGTTGAGATCAGTTGTAGCAATCCCGAGTTTTTCTCCCCGGGCATCGTAATAGAGGGGAACTGTCGCTCCATCCTCAACAGCCCGCTGAAAGTCATAGGTGGAGACATAATCACCAAACACCCGTTTTGTGATCTCGTCATCTTTGAAGAGAGGGGTTCCGGTAAACCCGATGAAACTGGCATTGGGAAGGGAATTTCTCATGTTGAGAGCAAGGGTTCCGTACTGGGTCCGGTGTGCCTCATCGGTGATGACGATGATATCATCCCGGCTGGTGTACCCTTCATCAGGGTTTACATCCTGGTTGAACTTCTGGATAAGGGTAAAGATATGGGATTTATGGAGAGTGAGGAGGTGTGCAAGATGCTTTCCATCTGCTGCCCGGCAGGGGTCTTTGTCATGGTTGACCAGTCTGCACCCGGCAAAGGTCTTGTAGATCTGCCCGTCCAGGTCATCCCGGTCTGTGCAGATGAGGAAGGTGAAATTTCCTCCGAGTTTGCGGTGGATCTTCCTGGTGAAAAAGACCATCGAGTAGCTCTTCCCTGACCCCTGGGTATGCCAGAATACCCCGAGTTTTCCTTCCCGCTTCTTTCGGTCCTTTACTGCCTCGATGGCCTGGTTGACTCCAAGGAACTGGTGATTTCGCCCAAGAATCTTGACGGTGGGGCCGAGTGAGTCATCAAAGAGGATGAAGTTCTCAAAGATGTCCATGAAGTTCTTTTTGTCACAGACTCCCTTGAGCAGGGTCTCCATGTCCACAACCCCCGAATCCTGTTCAGAGAGACGTTTCCACTCGTGGAAGTGCTCGTACTTGCTTGAGAGCGATCCGATCTTTGCCTTGTCTCCGTTGGCAAGCAGGATGATGGCGTTATAGTGGAAGATATGAGGGACGGTGTCTTTATAATCTGAAAAATTCTTCCGGTATGCAACCTCAAGGTCATGGTGCATGTTCTTGCACTCGATGAAGAGGAGCGGGATTCCGTTCACAAACCCGATGATGTCCGGACGTTTGCGGTAGATATCTCCCTTAACCCAGAGTTCCCTGACACAGAGGAAGTGGTTGTTCTCCGGGTGAGCATAATCAAATATCTTCAGAACCGCATGTTTCTCCTGGTTCTTCCCGTTTCGGTACCTGACCTTGACCCCGTTCTTCAGGAGTTCGTACTTCTCCTGGTTTGTTGAAAGGAGGGTCTGGGCAGAGCTGATTTCGGTTATCTGCCTGAGGGCACTCTCGTATGCCTCATCAGGGAGATCAGGGTTCAGGGTCTGGAGGGCGTTGCTCAGGTACCGGGTCAGGATGATCTCTTTCTCTGACCGTCTGCCGAGGGTTCCGTCCACACCGAGGATCTCTTCGTTATAGGCATAGACCGATTCCCATTCGAGTGTATTGTTGAGATAGTTGGCGGTGGTCTGCTGGACGAGGAGGTCTTCGGTGTAGGGGGTCATACCGGGATTACTCCGTTCATGAGGCGGGGAAGGAGGAGGTCACGGGCTTCTTGAAGTTTAATTTGCTGATTTTTTAAAGCACGGATGAATTCAAAATTGTTATTGCATATTTCTCCAAATTCTAAAGCGGTATTTTTTGTTGGAAGAATAATTGACATATCTCTAAATCTCCCTTTACTAATTTCCTTATAAGTTGATCCACTTGCATTAGAACGAATTTCTTCAACTCTTGAAATTAAATTATATGCTATATACCATTTACTCCAGGCATCTATTGGAATGATATTAATAAATCCCTGATTCGTTGATGCTTCTTTATCCATAACTCCAAAGAAACCTATAGAAGCACGACTTGTCATTAGAATTGTTCCAGCATCTACGATTTTCGCCGATGAATTTTTTAACCCAAATTGAGTAATTTTTCGTTCCGTATCTGGCAAATATAGGCAATCATTGTTTGTAATATCAGTGGGAGTAGCCCAGATAACATCACCATTCCAAAAGTCAGGATTCGATGAGGAAGGCGTTCCTCCTCCAAGAGTATGACAAACTTCAGATATTTTGCACAATTGCCATCCTTCCGGCACCCCATCCACGATCTTTGTATGCTCATAACCGGGAAACCGGAGCCTGACGAACCATTCCTGATAGAGGAGGCGGGCGGCTTCTTCGAGGAGTTGGATCCGGCGGCGGTTGTTTTCAATGAGGTCGTTATAAGGCGAAATAATCTTTACTATTTGCTTTTGTTTTTCAATTGATGGGATCTTTATTTTTAGATCAGGAAATTTGGATATTGGTATTCTATCTACAGTTGAACCCGAAATTACAATCGGTTCAACAGTTGATCTCCAAATTGGAGAGATAAGATAGTATAAAAGGAATTTCGGATCTACCATATCCCTATTTGGTCGTATAAGTGCGAGCCTTCTTCCTAGACAACCTCGAAATTCACTAGGAATTAGAGCATATCTATGGAGAGTAGCTTCGTAAGTAAAAACTATGTCATCTTCTTGCGGATTTACCCTTCGAATCCATTTTGGATAATCTTTTTCAGAGATATTTTTTATTTCAGAAAAATCAAGTGCTCCTTTTTCGGTAAGATTTTTAATTCCTAAAAAAATTGGTCCTTCTATAGCATCTGGAGGTGTTGCATGAGGTCCATCAAATATCCCATGAGTAATATCTTTGATAGGCCCAGAAAACCCATTCATCTCACACCTCTCCCCCGATCTGCCCCTCAATGAACCTCTCCATATCCTCTTTCTTCGGCAACTCCGGAAGATACCGGGAGACAAACAGATTATTATCCATCCCGGCAAGGGCATACTCCACCAGGGCATGATCCTTATGGGTACACAGGAGAATTCCGACCGGAGGATTATCCCCTTCGATCATCATGCTCTCCCGGTACCAGCTTACGTAGGTGTTTAACTGCCCGATGTTCTCATGACTGAACGGTTCGAGGTTGAGTTCAACGAGAACATGACATTTCAAAATCCGGTGATAAAACACGAGATCTACGAAGTAATATGAATCCCCGATCAGGATCCGTTTCTGCCGTCCCTCAAAGCAGAACCCGTGACACAGTTCAAGAAGAAACTTCTCTAGTTTGTCAAGGAGTTGATCCTCAAGATGAGACTCACCCATCACCTCCCGGGGTTTCAGCCCCAGAAACTTAACGACATATGGATCCCGGATATTCAGGCCGGGTGACATCTTCCCGGCTTTACCATGGGCCATCACAGCTAGGGCTATTGTATCTCTTGACTGCCCGGACCGTTCATAGTACTGACTATGGATCTGGTGTCTCAGTTCACGGATCGACCAGTTCCCCCGAATGCATTCCACCTCGTAAAAGGCCCTCTTGGTCTCGTCCTCTATCTCAGTGAGTTTTGCTAAATGGCTGAACGAGAGCAGGGTTATGAGAACCGATCCATCGGGATGCAATTGTGGTGACACCGTCTCCACAATTGTATCCCCCAAAGGACTATCCGAACCCTCTGCCAGACCAGAAAATTGTGGAAGTAGTGACTCCATAATCCAGGGATATATCTGATAAAACCTCTGATACCGGTGGATTTCATGACGCTCACACCTGGGAACACCCTGCAATGAGAGCGTATCAGAAAGCCAGTCTATGAGCCGTGTACCATACTCTGCCCGGTCTGACCCTGACCGTGCATACTCCTCGATATAATACCCAATCATCCAGTTCCGGAGCGTAAGAATGAGATTTACTTTCCGGTGTGCCTGGTTTGCTAACTCATAGTGAATACGGCTGATAACCGTAACAAGATCCGGAAAGGTGAGTGAATACGTATTCATGGAACTGTCTTCTGAAGTTTTTTCGATCATTGTTTCTTATTATTCAAAGTTCACAAGCACAGATCTCAATAATATGCATTCAATCTCCCTTAATTTGAGAAAGAGTATCCATATGCTGATGAAATAATTTCATTCAAAGAATAAGCGAACATCTCAACCCTTGACATCAGCAGGACGAATACGACCTTTTGGGGTTTTATCAAAATCAGCATCAAAACTTACGATATAGAGGCCATATCTATCTGCCAGAGTATACTGATACCCATCATCAAAGTCAAGGTGAAAAATCTCCATATTTTCAACTACAGAATATATGTCATCATATTTTACATGCAACACTGGTAATTCGCATTTGATGATAAGATCATCTACAAATTCTTTGAAGACACTTTTCCTCCCTTTCTTTGCAAGGATCAACCCAATTGAATGAAGCGAAAAATCGCTGATGACACAATCCTTTAAGGGAATTCTTTCGAAAAACGAGCGAGCTTCAGAGGATGAATCCTGACCAAGGAGGATTAGAAGGGGAATATTGGTATCAATCAGATACTTCATCAGAGTCACGCCAGAGGAGGGCTTTTTTCTGAAGAGAAAAAACATCTTCATGAAGATCAGAAAGACCGCCAGCCCAGCTGAAACTGGGTTTCACTACTTTTTCTCTCTGGATATCTAGTAATAGAGAGTCTATATAATCCAGTACCTTCTGCTGATATTCAGGAGGGAGCTCTCGTGCCCGACGTTCCAATACACCATTTTCTGTCATGAATCCCTCTCTGTAATATTTTTATAACCTATATCCAATGTACCCATTAAGGTTTGTCATATATATCCGGATTGTCCAGAGATACAGTAGCTCACCCAGATATTCCCGGCGTCATCTGAATGAAACAATTCCCTTACTGTTCATTCTTATACGAAGACCTAACTCTCCATCCCGATCCTGAATACCAAACCCCACATATCATTTCAGTCATATCCCGAGTTCTTTGAAATTCTTCTGGATCGTCTCTGCG
This window encodes:
- a CDS encoding restriction endonuclease subunit S, coding for MNGFSGPIKDITHGIFDGPHATPPDAIEGPIFLGIKNLTEKGALDFSEIKNISEKDYPKWIRRVNPQEDDIVFTYEATLHRYALIPSEFRGCLGRRLALIRPNRDMVDPKFLLYYLISPIWRSTVEPIVISGSTVDRIPISKFPDLKIKIPSIEKQKQIVKIISPYNDLIENNRRRIQLLEEAARLLYQEWFVRLRFPGYEHTKIVDGVPEGWQLCKISEVCHTLGGGTPSSSNPDFWNGDVIWATPTDITNNDCLYLPDTERKITQFGLKNSSAKIVDAGTILMTSRASIGFFGVMDKEASTNQGFINIIPIDAWSKWYIAYNLISRVEEIRSNASGSTYKEISKGRFRDMSIILPTKNTALEFGEICNNNFEFIRALKNQQIKLQEARDLLLPRLMNGVIPV
- a CDS encoding PIN domain-containing protein, with the translated sequence MKYLIDTNIPLLILLGQDSSSEARSFFERIPLKDCVISDFSLHSIGLILAKKGRKSVFKEFVDDLIIKCELPVLHVKYDDIYSVVENMEIFHLDFDDGYQYTLADRYGLYIVSFDADFDKTPKGRIRPADVKG
- a CDS encoding type I restriction endonuclease subunit R yields the protein MTPYTEDLLVQQTTANYLNNTLEWESVYAYNEEILGVDGTLGRRSEKEIILTRYLSNALQTLNPDLPDEAYESALRQITEISSAQTLLSTNQEKYELLKNGVKVRYRNGKNQEKHAVLKIFDYAHPENNHFLCVRELWVKGDIYRKRPDIIGFVNGIPLLFIECKNMHHDLEVAYRKNFSDYKDTVPHIFHYNAIILLANGDKAKIGSLSSKYEHFHEWKRLSEQDSGVVDMETLLKGVCDKKNFMDIFENFILFDDSLGPTVKILGRNHQFLGVNQAIEAVKDRKKREGKLGVFWHTQGSGKSYSMVFFTRKIHRKLGGNFTFLICTDRDDLDGQIYKTFAGCRLVNHDKDPCRAADGKHLAHLLTLHKSHIFTLIQKFNQDVNPDEGYTSRDDIIVITDEAHRTQYGTLALNMRNSLPNASFIGFTGTPLFKDDEITKRVFGDYVSTYDFQRAVEDGATVPLYYDARGEKLGIATTDLNDQILKKIEEISKSEEADFDDINVQQRIENELKRDYHIITAEKRLRQVAHDLVDHYSTAWESGKAMVVCIDKITCVRMHKLLKKCWQNRIDLLKSEVKHAADDQEEIFQRKQIAWMEETQMVVVISEEQNEVEKFRKWGLEEEIKEHRRLIREGFSLDDRKRIDLESAFKKPEHPFRIAIVCAMWLTGFDVPSLSTLYLDKPLKAHTLMQAIARANRVAEGKNNGLIVDYCGILKNLRKALATFAGAGDAGRKEEDSKTNPTRPDEELLVDLVEAIGFIRSFLQAGNASLDDIITKTGFERNAAIIAAKEVANRNDQTRKRFEVICREVFKKFKACINISGVNDHRQEYDAINIIYKSLQDDRQQADISYIIKKLHEVVDGVIDVHPDPDQEPGKVYDISGIDFYRLKQEFSRSRSKNSAVQMLKEIIDRKVERLLSQNPLRTDFQKHYEEIIDEYNNEKDRVTIEETWNRLLKFIQDLDDESHRAIREELDEETLAIYDLLRKEKLTPGEIKRIKKVSVELLKTLKAEKLKIDHWREKEATRDSVLVSIRNYLYSEETGLPVESYTDEEVEKRAEIVYEHIYRVYPEIPSPYYVKEGYGSG
- a CDS encoding DUF2281 domain-containing protein gives rise to the protein MTENGVLERRARELPPEYQQKVLDYIDSLLLDIQREKVVKPSFSWAGGLSDLHEDVFSLQKKALLWRDSDEVSD
- a CDS encoding virulence RhuM family protein, whose product is MSEKTEPSPLSSSPLLMYQSEDGKTKLQILIEGETIWMTQAQIADLYQTTIPNINIHIGNILNDGELSPERTIKDYLIVQKEGNREVSRMVSHCNLEMIIAIGYRVRSHRGTQFRRWATERLHEYLIKGFAMNDERLKEGKTLGADYFDELLERIRDIRASEKRFYQKVKEIYTLSIDYDPKDPSTKEFFQIVQNKIHFAISGHTAAELIAERADATKPNMGVTSFKGAIVRQRDVTVAKNYLNKDELNELNRIVSMWLDYAEDQAKRKNPVYMKDWRERLDRFLSFNERAILSHAGAINMETARELAREQYLLFNTHRLELAEQEAEKEFEELVHELKSGEEAKDNQI
- a CDS encoding PDDEXK nuclease domain-containing protein, yielding MIEKTSEDSSMNTYSLTFPDLVTVISRIHYELANQAHRKVNLILTLRNWMIGYYIEEYARSGSDRAEYGTRLIDWLSDTLSLQGVPRCERHEIHRYQRFYQIYPWIMESLLPQFSGLAEGSDSPLGDTIVETVSPQLHPDGSVLITLLSFSHLAKLTEIEDETKRAFYEVECIRGNWSIRELRHQIHSQYYERSGQSRDTIALAVMAHGKAGKMSPGLNIRDPYVVKFLGLKPREVMGESHLEDQLLDKLEKFLLELCHGFCFEGRQKRILIGDSYYFVDLVFYHRILKCHVLVELNLEPFSHENIGQLNTYVSWYRESMMIEGDNPPVGILLCTHKDHALVEYALAGMDNNLFVSRYLPELPKKEDMERFIEGQIGGEV